A window of Aptenodytes patagonicus chromosome 1, bAptPat1.pri.cur, whole genome shotgun sequence genomic DNA:
TCTTTAATGTCCTCTCTCCAAATCTTTATTCATTTATTGTTAGATGCTGTTTTGGCAACACTGCAGCCCGTCTAGTTTGCCAGGCTCCATAGCATCACTGGTTGGCTACAGGCCATTAATTTATTACCATGCCATAAACTGAGCTGCATGGAAAAACATACTGACAGCTATTAGAACTTAAACGCCTATTTATTACTCTTACTCCTAAATTATAGCTAAAGTGCCACAAATTGAGTTAAAAGAAATCTTAATATAAACATGAACTAAGTATACTTGGCCttgtaaaaatgtttcagtaacTTCTGGCCCTTTGACACTGCATTAAGATCCTGCCAATGTTTCCTGAAAGTTAGGTTATACTAATTTTACATTTGCAGTCCATGACAGTCAGTGCATAAAATGTAACtgcacatgtgatttttttccaggtTTAACAGTATACAGTCTATATTCGAAAACTCCTTTGCAGGACTTACGAAACTGGAATTGCTCATGATACATGGAAATGACATTCAGAATATACCTAACGGTGCTTTGAAAGATCTCATGTCTCTACAGGTAATGCTAAGGTCTTCCTAAATTTCATAACTTCCATGAATAACAGAAGACAATAATAAGCGGTTTTTGTAGTGCCTTTCTTAGGATTAAGATACCATTTTCCCCCCAAATACACTGGAGATGTGTTAACTATGCCTATGTCATATTTGATAATGCCAACTAATATTCAGTTGTATTCTCCCTCTTTGACCAGCATAGCATTTTTCAGTGGTGCAAAGGATATTTGAATGCAGGGGGAAAACTTCTGCATGCTTGCTATTCTGTTTAGATTTAGATCAAAAACCGAAATTAatctcttattctttttttttttttaggttttcaaAATTAGTTACAATAAATTGAAAGTCATAACTGGCCAAACCCTCCAAGGACTTTCAAGCTTAATGAGACTGCACATGGACCACAACAGAATCGAGTTTATTCATCCAAATGCTTTTAATGGATTAACTTCTCTGAGACTGGTCCACTTAGAAGGAAATTTGCTCCAGCAGCTTCACCCCAACACCTTTTCAACATTTATGGTCCTTGATTATTTCAAACTGTCAACAGTAAGACATCTCTACCTGTCTGAAAATGCTCTTAGGACCTTGCCTGCAGGGATGTTTCAAGGCATGCCGCTGCTGGAAAACCTTTACCTTCATGGGAATCCGTGGGCCTGTGACTGCAGTTTAAAGTGGCTCCTTGAATGGAATGAAGTTTCCGGAGGTAAGAGCAAAAATACCAATGCTACTTCAACTCATAATGTTagatcctttttttcctgttctgcatATGGATGGTTTTGTTATTTCCTGAGTATTGTTACTTATATGATGTCTATGTACACTATTATGTTCCGTTACCATTCTataaatgcatgtatttaaaaaGCACTGTAAAGAGGAAGCAGTTGTGTGTCACTAGCTGAAAATCTGTATTCGACAACAAAGGAATTAGCTGTTACATTCAAGACGCAAAAAGTGATAGTAAAGTTTATAATTGGAAGGAGGAAATAGGTTATAACCTGTTAGTGTGTTCCTTTTCACAGCAGAACACCTTTGACTAAGGGCTGGCAATTGTCCTCAACCAACAACGCTAGTAATTATGTGCTCTCGTGGAAGGTGGGAACATTGGATTTGAACTTGTTTGGCTAAGGAAGGAATGGAAATCAGGTTTCCAAATTCCTGGATGAGTCCTTTAACTTTGATGCTATTAACGTTAAGGCTGTTACATAATATTCATGCATTCTTCATGTCTATCTGTGTTTCTTCATTCACCACATCTTCCTCTTATGATGGAGCAAatctattttaagtattttcagagAACACCTACAatcctgcaatttttttcctagaataacTGGTCTATCTTCTGTCAGGCTTAGATGTGAGATAAGTACCACACTGCTTAGGCTGAAACACTTCTGGCCATGTGCAGAAGCAAAATactagaagcaaagaaaaaaaccaaaacagttttatAACGCCTCTATATCAGGAATATACtaaatgaggggttttttgaATGTCGGTTTTCGATTTGGGCATCTCAGTTCACCAATGCCCCATCTCGGGTAGCTAAGTGCTTACTATAGTAGGCCAGAGGGACTGGTgttacagcagagctgctgctaaaATATTAAGAGGGAATTGTCATTTAATTGCAACTGAAGATCTCTCAAACGAGTGCTGGAGTCACAAGATTTATATAATGATTTGGAGCACATATGGTGGATGATGGTGGGTCTTGTCATCATAGAATATGTAATTCATCGCAGTCTTGCACTTAGCTATAGGACAATACTTTTAAGAGTGCGTGATATTTGAATGTGTAGTCAGTGTTCCTGACTGAACTGTTACTTGAGGCATCTAactttgatattttttctaacgtacattttaatatttttatatactctCCTTGATCCAAATGAGTATGTGTATTGTGTACTTAAGTTGCACTGTAAGTTGTAACAATGAAATATTAGATGAACTTTCTTTCCTTGCGCATTGTTGCTTGTTAGCATTTTTGTTCGATTAGATTCCCTTTTTACACTACAACAGTAGTGATTattggaaagagaagagaatttaTCCATGCCATTTTCATGTATGACTGCTTTTGTATCTTTATATAACTACAACATTAACTTCTTTGGGAATTCTGTCCAGATAAGAGTTATAAAAGTGCTGTTTCATAGATCACATTAAAGTTCTTCAGACCAGTGTGGCCACTGCCAGGTTGATTGTGGGCCAGTTCTGTCATGAAGCGTGCTTTCCTTATCTTTGAAACATCATATTTGAATCTGCAAGTGATAGACTGGTTCAGTTAAATATTCCATTTGTAAGAACTTCTCAAGAAAATTGATTTGTCAGTCTGGCAAAGCatatatttttcaattaaaaaatggtATGAAATTTTGCcactcttttccccttctcctagCATTCTGCCTTATAACCTACCCATATATTGTTCATTCATTCAAAGATCCCTCATTCCTCAGGAGTGATCAGCATGACACTTATTCCTAGAATAActggaatatgttttatttacAACATGTTTCCAAACTAAGTATGTAAGGTGACATTCGACATTCTAGTGAGCAGAACAGTGTAATAAATATATAACTGTTATTTTGCAGATAAGAGTCTTTCTGGCATTGATAGAAAAGAGGAGTCAAGGCTATAATTTCCTGTCTTAGTGCTTCTTCTctgttttagtttttattttatcattacAGAGTTTACAGTTATTTCAGAGGTCAGGGAAGAAGtggcactttctttttttttttgctgctgacaAACAGCTTGTAAGTGCGGGAACTAGTCAGTAGATTTTGGTACCTACAGTAGAATGTTTTGTGTATTGCCAGTACTGTTGTTAATgaatagagaaaaacaaaaagcttccTGGATTATTTAATGAGGAAGTCCAGCATTTCTCAGGTAAATGCTGCATTTTTGAAAGCTGAGAAGACCCAGTCCTCTTCACGTTAGATCCACAAGTTAGATGGGTAGGCTGTCACTGTACAGATGCAGACTTTTTGACACAGCATAGCTTTTTACTCACTTCTAAAATGTTGCTTTGAACTCTTCAATTTTATTGAAGCCATTTTATTCAGAGGCAGTGAATCTAATTTTCAGAAGGATGGAGTATTCCATCCTCTCATGAAATCAGAAGAAATTGTGGTCAGTTTGAGAATCAGGCACCCATTCGACTGTGAAAACAAAGAGGTGCTATTTTAAAAGCCTCGCTTTATGTGTCATGTGCCATAATGCGTTCCTCGTGCGGCCCATTTCACACTTTTGAGAGTTCTCTTAACTCTAGAACAGAGTTCTTCAGCTTACCTatcttttgttttcccctttttttttcctttcttttttttttttttttttgcaggtgttttaaaatgcaaaaaggacAAAGCCTATGAAGGGGGACAGCTCTGTCCTAAGTGCAACAGCCcgaaacagctgcagaaagaagatattcaaaacttgaaaGATATTTCCTGTAGGAATCCTGTCATTCAGTCCTCACTGAGGCACAATAGCAGCACTCAAGATGAAGAAGATGGTGACAGTTATGAACTCCCTCTGGAAGAGCTTCAGTCCTCTCCATGGAACATTACTCTAAATATGACTGATGAGCATGGCAATGTAGTCCACCTGAACTGTGAAATCAAAAAACCAACAGGCTCTACCAAAATTCAGTGGAATCAAATCCAGACTCAGGAGATTGATATAAATGCTACAATTTCACTGGATTTTGAGTGTCCAATGAATCGAGAAAACTATGAAAAACTGTGGAAGCTTATAGCTTATTACAGTGAAGTACCTGTCAAATTAGAGAGGGAACTTATGCTCAGCAAAGACCCTAAAATAAGCTATCGGTACAGGCAAGGCTCAGATTATGATGCTCTTTACTACACAGGTGTAAAAGCACAAATACTGGCTGAGCCTTCCTGGGTGATGCAACCTCTTATAAACATCCAATTAAACAGGCGCCAGAGTACAGGGAAAAAAGTGGTGCTAtctttttttactgtgttttctcaGACAATTCATACCAAAGACACCGGGCAGCAGAGAAGCTGGGTAATGATAGAGCGAAACCAGAGCACAAGGACAGCGCAGAGTGTGGTGGAAGGGTCAGAGTGTCAGCTGAGCTGCAGTGTGAAAGCCTCTGAGAGCCCCTCCGTTCAGTGGCTCTTTCCAGATGGGACTAAACTGCAGGCACCAATTAATCAGAAAGACAGCAGGTTTTCCGTTCTCAGTAGTGGTCAGCTAATAATCAAAGCAGTGAGTTACACTGACAGTGGTTTGTACCACTGCATTGCCCAAGTGAGAGATGATGTGGACATAATGGCTTACAGACTTCTAGTGCAGCCTCCAGCTATTCAGGTAGCTGATTCAGATGTAGTGAGAGTTGAAAAAAATGTTGGAGATCCAATAGTTTTGCCGTGCAATGCAGTTGCCATCCCAGAGCCACAGGTGAGCTGGATTCTTCCAAACAGCCAGCTACTTAATGATTTATCAAACTCTTCAAAAGGATATATGTTGGACAATGGTACTTTGCTTATTCCAAAAAGCCACGTCAGTGATAGTGGCCATTACAGATGCGTGGCTGTCAATCAGCAGGGATCAGATCAGTTTGTTGTAAGGGTGACAGTAAATAAAATGGTGTCTGACAGGTCATTTAAAAGGGTAAAGCTAAAAAAGCGCCCAGGCTCAAAAAGTTCGTCAAAAACAAGAGGGCGGGTCATAGATGATGGAGAGGGATCAGGGGCAGGAGAGGTGGATGAGTTCCCACTAAGAAAGAACCACCTGAAAGACCGGGAGATatcctttaaacaaaaaagtgaCCAGGTGCCAGAGGCTCaaattaaaaaggggaagaaaggcagaaggaaaatgaaaatctggaaaagtACTGATAGAACCCAAGACAGCAATGTTGCTGAAGGCCGGAGGGTGTTTGAATCTCGAAGGAGAATTAATATGGCAAGCAAGCAGATTAATCCACAGCATTGGGCTGACATTTTGGCAAAGGTCCGTGGGAAGAATCTTCCTAGAACAACAACAGCTACAGCCATTTCTTTAACAACTGCACTGCCATCAGTCATGCAGAAAACTACTCCAGTCCCTCATCCGGTAGCCAGCCCTCCACcttcagaggcagcagctgaTGTGGTAGATTCCTCTGCTGATGCATCACCTGTGGGTGAAGATGAGCCATTCTCAGTCACTGTTTCCCACAACACTAAAGCGTTTTCAGTCCAGTCCATATTAACAAGGTCAGAAACAGAACCCTTCTCCGACCACAGGGCTTTAGAAACACCTGCAAGTATATACTCTGTAGAAATCCCTGTATCAGGTCCATATTTGACTCCTGTGTCTGCAACTGTGCAACCCGAAGGCCAGCAGCATCTTGATGTCAGGACTGATAATTCAGCTGTAGTCAAAGAAAATACCCAGGCTCTAACTGAAGAGCCTCAAACCAGACAAATTGTAACAAACTTTCCTAAGATTCAGAGCAGTTCATTCACAGTGGAAAATGTAGATAGAACTGTATCTTCTACATCAGAggaaaattctgcttttgctgAGCTACCACTTGATGCTACTGTTCTAGCTGAAGCTCAGACTGTGGATCTTCATAGCATCTTGCAGACAAGCGTGAAGTTAAATGAAGTGGACCCAATGAGTGTTGACACCATAATTTTAAGACCTTCTCAGTTGGATGAGATCATTCCAACAGATTCTGCAGGCACTACTAGCATTCCTTCATCTGTTTCTCCATTTGTTACAGAAAAGAGCAATGACTTGATAGACCAGCACAAAGAAGTATCCACAGGTCAGACAAAAATGGCAGACTTAAGTACAAGTTTTCCAGCTGTCACATCCCTCAGGGTTCAAAGCAAGGAAGAACCTGAGACCCACAGGAATACAGTGACTCAAGAAAGCATGTCCAGCAGTTATGCAGAGAGTTTTCAGGGAGGAGAACATAAAAACCTGGCTACTCCAAAACCAGATCCCACATTCATTTTGCCAAGCACTAATGCTCTTCATAAAACAGCAGAGGGGGTAAAAACTGCTTCTTTCATCAGTAGATTCACCACTGTGGCCACAACAACAACACCCTATAGAAAGACCATGCCTTCACTTGTTACTCAGCATGCTAGAAAAAGGCCTTATGGGAGAAGAAGATTGAGGCCCAACAGAATCCGGCAAAGACCAAAGCCTTTCCCCCCTGTTGTTTTAACCACGGATGCAATGCCTGTCATTCCAAGGACACCTGAAGTTGAAGCTGTGACCAAAACTTCTTCTGCAACTCTTGAAACTCCTGATCTTAAAAACAATGTCAAAGTACAGGCTAAGGAAGAGGAGCATATGGAATTCACTCCTCCATTAGTTACTGATCCAGTTGTCTTAGAGAAAATTACCAGAATCAGAGAGGTGGTCACAACTTCCTTCTTTAGGCCTACTGCTTCTCCACCTGAAGCAAAACATGTGACACTCTCTACTGCTGCTGAAACCTTGGCACTTCCAGTGACTGCACCTATTACAATTTTATCATCATATGTTGTACGTGACACAGTTCCCACAAAAGAGTCAAGTGCACCGCTGAAACCAGAGCAAAGTGAAGTGCCAACATACCACTCATTAGACAATATATCTGAGGAGAAGGGCATTAAAGCAGATTCTAAAACTATGCATAGTAAGGCAGAACAATCAAGCACAACAACTTCTCCTGAGCGTATGAACAGCTTGATACTATCTACAAAACCAGAATCTCAAGAAGCGCCTATCCTATTTGACTCAGAAGTTGTGGTTAATGAAACAACGGCTGGAACTTTCCAGCTGATATATCCCACTATGACTGACTTAATTATTCCTGTTGGCACAGTGGGAGTTTTTAAGGGCCTCTCAGTTTCAAAAGAGCCATGGAAGCCCACAGTATCTTTAGAAACACCAGCAATAACTGAGCCACCTCAGCAGCATGAGATGATTACTTTGTCCTCCTCCTTCAGCACGACAGAAACTCAGACTTTTCCACTTAGAGAAACAAAGAAATCTGTTGCTTCTCAGGCTGGGACAAAGCCATCTTCCTTGGATAAAAAGGAAACTATGTCACATGTATTTCATCATGATCCCACTTTGCAGACAACTGAAAAGCCTCCAACTACATCCACTGTCTTTATTCCGTTTATAAAACTTGCCACTCTTCCCCCTTCCATTTCAAGCACTTCACATCCTTCTCTTCATTATACCACCGAGGAAAGTAATGCCTTCAGTCAAGAAAGGTTTCCAGAAGCAAAACAAGTTGAAGCAGATGGTGACAAAATGGTGGTAAGCTCAGGACGGAATGTACACCCTACTCCTTCCTCTAGCCAAAACAGGATTAGCATACAGTCGAAAGCGGAGCAATTCAAAGAGATGTATAGTAGCAAGTCAAACAACAGTTTACTGCTAAATCCAAACCTTCCCCATCCACCCACTGGAATGATACCAAGTCTAAACCAAAGACTGCCTGTTGTGCCTCCAAAGCATGTTCCAGTAAGAGGCACAGTGAAGCCTCCATATATTGTAACACAAGGTTCATTTCGCTATTTTATAACACATCAGCCTCTTCACTACACAAACAAACCAGAGATAACAGCATATGCGGCACATACCATCCAGGACAAAAAATCTTTTGCCTCTCATAGAGAAACAACTACCCCAACACAAGCCTCCCCATTTCACAAAACAAATCCATTCACTGCAAGCAAGTTCGGTACTCAGGGTCAGAACAGATACAATATTAACTCAAGATTTTTTGGAAATAATTATGTTCCAGATAACAGAGGCACAGTAGGGAGACTACCAAGTCAAGGGATCCCATATTATCCCAGTTCCAGAATGCCATTCCTTTTCAACAGAACAAGGCTATTCCCTCACTTAAGTAAGCATCCTAAACCAGCGGTCCCTAGTCAACTAGTCCCAAAAGACACAAATGAGAAGAAGGTTGCCCAGGTCTCCCCTACTAGGATTACAGTGCAGAAAGCTACAGCTATTCCAGTGCCTCCAATGCCTCACACCACAACTACCACATCACCACCAGCGATTTTGAAGATTACCCCTCCAGCCTTTCTCTCTCAGCGCACAAAACCACAGATATTCACTACAgttcatccttttaaaaatgtccaTCATCGTCATCAAAAAGTTCCATCTGTGCCTTATATGGGAGGCATTATGCCACACAATTCAACTGTAATTCAATCTTCCACTAATTTCAGGATACACGGAGAAAGACCTAAAATTATCACAAAAGGGTCTCAGAGTATCTCCATCCTTGCCGAAACAGATGCTTTTATCCCTTGTGATGCAGTAGGGGAACCCAAGCCTTTTATTACTTGGACAAAAGTCTCTACAGGTAAGACAGAGTAAAATGTGTTTCTCCACACAATTTTTTAAGGGTACAAATGGTTGTTGCATAGAAATGCAACATGATTGCAGGAATAGtccaaaacactgaagaaaatttatttctcttttaatcaTTATAGATAAAATGTCACTAATTGCAACTAATCATTACAGGTAAAAATGACTTTGCAGCATTTCTTGTAGTAAAAGAAAACCTCTACCACCtaaagagtttattttttgaaggaggaatagcagccagctCTGATTATTCACAGCAGTTAGAATTTATGATGACAAGACTTGTGAGTATGGGTTTGTTAACATTGCTGCCTTAAATATTGATGTGTGTGTCATCTCcataagcaaaaggaaaagagaaactacGTAAAGATTTAAGAGGAGTCCTAAAGCATAAAGCCCTTAAAAGTTCCCACACTGTACAGGCTTGCAAGCTAGTATGGTTAGTTCTGCAATAGAAACAAAGACCAATTTAAGCTGTGGAGAGTGTCAGAAGATGTCATGTGGTCCATCTGAAGTTGTAGTTTGTGTTAAATCAATCTAAAATCTTCCATAAGCATTTTTCAATGCAGTGATGTATGTCTTAAAAACAAACCTTTtgactttccatttctttctttcctctcaccTTCCCAGGAGCTCTAATGACAGCCAACACCAGGTTACAAAGGTTTGAAGTCTGGAAAAATGGTACCCTCCTTATCCGAAATGTTCAACTTCAGGATCGTGGACAGTATTTGTGCACAGCTCAGAACCTGCATGGCATAGATAAAATGATCATTGCGCTCACAGTTGTAGCCTACCAGCCCAAAATTTTACTTTCCCGCTACCGAGATGTCACGGTCTATTTTGGAGAGACCATAGCAATGGAATGTCAGGCTAGTGGGACTCCAAGCCCACATATTTCATGGATTTTCCCAGATAGAAAGATTTTGCAGACAGTCACCACCACAGAAAGCAGGATAATGCTTCATGAAAATCGAACCTTGTCTATCAAGCAAGCAACTTTTTCAGACCGAGGAGTTTACAAATGTGTAGCAAGCAATGCTGCAGGAGCTGACAGCATTGCAGTGAGGCTGCACATTGCAGCCTTACCCCCCATCATCCAGCAGGATAAGCAAGAGAACATTTCCTTGCCCCTTGGTAGCAGTATTAACATCCACTGCACTGCCAAAGCAGCACCTTCTCCCAGCATCCGCTGGGTGGTCTTTGATGGCACACAAATCCGACCTTCGCAGTTTGTCAATGGGAATTTATTTGTCTTTCCCAATGGAACTCTTTATATTCGCAATGTCTCCCCCAAGGACAGTGGGACCTACGAGTGCATTGCTGCTAACATGGTGGGAGCTGCCAGGAGAACAATACAACTCCATGTGAAGAAGCATGCCTCTAATGCTAAGATCACTGGGAGCTCTCCTCAGAGGACAGATGTAACGTACGGCAGCATCCTGCATTTGGACTGT
This region includes:
- the MXRA5 gene encoding matrix-remodeling-associated protein 5 isoform X1 is translated as MGERAAAGALSVVLILGLGLPPGALACPHPCACYLPTEVHCTFRSLAAVPARISKHVERINFGFNSIQSIFENSFAGLTKLELLMIHGNDIQNIPNGALKDLMSLQVFKISYNKLKVITGQTLQGLSSLMRLHMDHNRIEFIHPNAFNGLTSLRLVHLEGNLLQQLHPNTFSTFMVLDYFKLSTVRHLYLSENALRTLPAGMFQGMPLLENLYLHGNPWACDCSLKWLLEWNEVSGGVLKCKKDKAYEGGQLCPKCNSPKQLQKEDIQNLKDISCRNPVIQSSLRHNSSTQDEEDGDSYELPLEELQSSPWNITLNMTDEHGNVVHLNCEIKKPTGSTKIQWNQIQTQEIDINATISLDFECPMNRENYEKLWKLIAYYSEVPVKLERELMLSKDPKISYRYRQGSDYDALYYTGVKAQILAEPSWVMQPLINIQLNRRQSTGKKVVLSFFTVFSQTIHTKDTGQQRSWVMIERNQSTRTAQSVVEGSECQLSCSVKASESPSVQWLFPDGTKLQAPINQKDSRFSVLSSGQLIIKAVSYTDSGLYHCIAQVRDDVDIMAYRLLVQPPAIQVADSDVVRVEKNVGDPIVLPCNAVAIPEPQVSWILPNSQLLNDLSNSSKGYMLDNGTLLIPKSHVSDSGHYRCVAVNQQGSDQFVVRVTVNKMVSDRSFKRVKLKKRPGSKSSSKTRGRVIDDGEGSGAGEVDEFPLRKNHLKDREISFKQKSDQVPEAQIKKGKKGRRKMKIWKSTDRTQDSNVAEGRRVFESRRRINMASKQINPQHWADILAKVRGKNLPRTTTATAISLTTALPSVMQKTTPVPHPVASPPPSEAAADVVDSSADASPVGEDEPFSVTVSHNTKAFSVQSILTRSETEPFSDHRALETPASIYSVEIPVSGPYLTPVSATVQPEGQQHLDVRTDNSAVVKENTQALTEEPQTRQIVTNFPKIQSSSFTVENVDRTVSSTSEENSAFAELPLDATVLAEAQTVDLHSILQTSVKLNEVDPMSVDTIILRPSQLDEIIPTDSAGTTSIPSSVSPFVTEKSNDLIDQHKEVSTGQTKMADLSTSFPAVTSLRVQSKEEPETHRNTVTQESMSSSYAESFQGGEHKNLATPKPDPTFILPSTNALHKTAEGVKTASFISRFTTVATTTTPYRKTMPSLVTQHARKRPYGRRRLRPNRIRQRPKPFPPVVLTTDAMPVIPRTPEVEAVTKTSSATLETPDLKNNVKVQAKEEEHMEFTPPLVTDPVVLEKITRIREVVTTSFFRPTASPPEAKHVTLSTAAETLALPVTAPITILSSYVVRDTVPTKESSAPLKPEQSEVPTYHSLDNISEEKGIKADSKTMHSKAEQSSTTTSPERMNSLILSTKPESQEAPILFDSEVVVNETTAGTFQLIYPTMTDLIIPVGTVGVFKGLSVSKEPWKPTVSLETPAITEPPQQHEMITLSSSFSTTETQTFPLRETKKSVASQAGTKPSSLDKKETMSHVFHHDPTLQTTEKPPTTSTVFIPFIKLATLPPSISSTSHPSLHYTTEESNAFSQERFPEAKQVEADGDKMVVSSGRNVHPTPSSSQNRISIQSKAEQFKEMYSSKSNNSLLLNPNLPHPPTGMIPSLNQRLPVVPPKHVPVRGTVKPPYIVTQGSFRYFITHQPLHYTNKPEITAYAAHTIQDKKSFASHRETTTPTQASPFHKTNPFTASKFGTQGQNRYNINSRFFGNNYVPDNRGTVGRLPSQGIPYYPSSRMPFLFNRTRLFPHLSKHPKPAVPSQLVPKDTNEKKVAQVSPTRITVQKATAIPVPPMPHTTTTTSPPAILKITPPAFLSQRTKPQIFTTVHPFKNVHHRHQKVPSVPYMGGIMPHNSTVIQSSTNFRIHGERPKIITKGSQSISILAETDAFIPCDAVGEPKPFITWTKVSTGALMTANTRLQRFEVWKNGTLLIRNVQLQDRGQYLCTAQNLHGIDKMIIALTVVAYQPKILLSRYRDVTVYFGETIAMECQASGTPSPHISWIFPDRKILQTVTTTESRIMLHENRTLSIKQATFSDRGVYKCVASNAAGADSIAVRLHIAALPPIIQQDKQENISLPLGSSINIHCTAKAAPSPSIRWVVFDGTQIRPSQFVNGNLFVFPNGTLYIRNVSPKDSGTYECIAANMVGAARRTIQLHVKKHASNAKITGSSPQRTDVTYGSILHLDCSASGDPWPRILWRLPSKRMIDSLHSSLETRIKVFSNGTLVIHSVTDKDAGDYLCVARNKIGDDYVVLKVNVMMKPAKIEHKSENNHKVKYGGDLKVDCVATGLPNPEISWGLPDGSMINTFMQSDDSGSRTKRYVVFDNGTLYFNDVGLREEGDYTCYAENQIGKDEMKVRVKVVAEPATIRNKTYVIINVPYGDVVTVACEAKGEPTPKVTWLSPTNRPIPALSDKYQVYRDGTLLIQKAQRSDSGNYTCVVRNSAGEDRKIVWIHVNVQPPRINGHPSAITSVRETAIRDSRKLIDCKAEGIPAPRVLWAFPEGVILPAPYYGNRITVHRNGTLDIREVRQTDAVQLICIGRNEGGEARLIVQLLITDHLEKPSFRDPVSERITAIAGHSINLNCSVQGNPKPSTSWILPNGTEVLSGSRLHRFYHKRDGILHISSLSAGDAGTYRCTARNPGGYVERVVFLKVGLRPEISNQYNNLVSIINGETLQLHCITQPNQRAQISWTLPNGMVLDAPQAVGRFSLLENGSLTVREASVFDRGTYLCKVSTEYGTSVMNVPVIVIAYPPRITSEPAPVIYARPGNSVKLNCMAIGIPKAEITWELPDKSHLTTGAQSRLYGNKFLHPQGSLVIQQSTQRDAGFYKCTAKNILGSDSKTTYIHIF